GGGATTCACTATATTTACAGGTGTGCCCATGAGTTCTTTTTTTTCTTACTGCATTCAAATTCCTTCTTTTTGTATCAAAAGAATAAAACCACGCTTGATTAAAATTGTAGAATCCATTTCCGCAAAATTTTCATCAATTAAAGAAGAAGTTAAACAGATATCAATCTCTAAGCCTAAAAAAAATGCTCCCCAAAAGCCTAAAAATAAGACAGAAAAAACTATAAATGACTCTGATAATGATGATGAAAAAAATGCCAATATTGAAAATAATGATAATAATGAACCAAAAACTCAAGTTCCAATTTTAGACCCTCCCATTAAGCATGACTATGATGAAATTCCTAATATTAGAATTGCTAAGGTACAAAAAATTAATGAATCTAAGCCTGAGAATAAAGTAAAAAAACAAACTCAAGAAACAAGTGGATTTACTCTGCCAGATATTGATTTTTTAAAAGACCCTGTAAAAACTGAAACTGTTATTGATGAAGAATATTTGAAAAAACAATCTGAACTTTTAGAAAAAAAATTAGAAGATTTTGGAGTCAAGGGAAAAGTAGTTGCTATTAATCCAGGCCCTGTGATAACAACTTTCGAATATTCGCCCGCTCCTGGAATAAAAATAAATAAAATAGTTAATCTTTCAGACGATCTTGCTCTTGCTTTAAAAGCAATAGGGATAAGAATCGTAGCTCCAATACCAGGTAAAGACGTAATTGGAGTTGAAATTCCAAATAAAACAAGACAATTTGTTTTTTTAAAAGAAATTATAGTTTCAAGGGAATTTGAAAAATCAAATTCAAAGCTTACTTTATGTCTTGGTAAAGATATATCAGGAAAACCAGTGGTATCTTCCCTTGATAAAATGCCGCATCTTTTAATTGCTGGTGCAACAGGTACTGGTAAGAGTGTTGCTTTAAATACTATGATAATCAGCCTTGTTTATAAATCAACCCCTGAAGATGTAAAACTCATAATGATTGACCCAAAAAGAATCGAGCTTTCTGTCTATAACGGTATCCCTCATCTTATAACTCCTGTTGTAACAGACATGAAAAAAGCTACGAACGCTCTTTTCTGGGCAGTAAAAGAAATGGAAAAACGTTATCAACTCCTTGAAGAAAAAAAAACACGAAATATAACTCAATATAATGATAGAATCGCCAAAGAATTCAAGGAATCTCAAAAAGAAGATGATAACCATAAAAAACTTCCCTATGTAGTTATAATTATAGATGAATTGGCGGACTTAATGATGGTTGCATCAAAGGATGTTGAAGTTGCTTTAACAAGACTTGCTCAAATGGCAAGGGCTTCGGGCATACATATCATTTTAGCTACCCAAAGACCGTCAGTAGATGTTCTTACAGGAATAATTAAAGCTAATTTCCCAACAAGGCTTTCATTTCAAGTATCTTCAAAGGTGGACTCAAGAACAATTATTGATACAAGCGGGGCTGAACATCTTCTTGGTAGTGGAGATATGCTTTTTTTACCTCCAGGGACAGGAAAACTAAAAAGAATTCATGGAGCATATATATCCGAAGAAGAAACTCAAAATATAATAGAATTTTTAAAGCTGCAAAAAGAACCAGAATATGATGAAATGATAACTGAAGCTACATCAGAAAATGACGAAGAGCTTAATGAAGAAGAATATGATGTAAAATACAAAGAAGCTTTAGAGCTTGTAAGAAAAACAAGACAGGCTTCAACATCTATGATT
The sequence above is a segment of the Desulfobacterales bacterium genome. Coding sequences within it:
- a CDS encoding DNA translocase FtsK 4TM domain-containing protein produces the protein MRKEIFRILLIFLVILITLSLLSYDASDPSINNVVSTDKVKNIFGLLGAYLSGSLIGLLGLGAFWIPIIVSISIIKVIKNYPFKSLFKTVLGGFILAIFTGTFLAFLKKSYLIAGKNFDAGGMIGFSAKSFLICYTNFFGGITIAVFFLAMGFTIFTGVPMSSFFSYCIQIPSFCIKRIKPRLIKIVESISAKFSSIKEEVKQISISKPKKNAPQKPKNKTEKTINDSDNDDEKNANIENNDNNEPKTQVPILDPPIKHDYDEIPNIRIAKVQKINESKPENKVKKQTQETSGFTLPDIDFLKDPVKTETVIDEEYLKKQSELLEKKLEDFGVKGKVVAINPGPVITTFEYSPAPGIKINKIVNLSDDLALALKAIGIRIVAPIPGKDVIGVEIPNKTRQFVFLKEIIVSREFEKSNSKLTLCLGKDISGKPVVSSLDKMPHLLIAGATGTGKSVALNTMIISLVYKSTPEDVKLIMIDPKRIELSVYNGIPHLITPVVTDMKKATNALFWAVKEMEKRYQLLEEKKTRNITQYNDRIAKEFKESQKEDDNHKKLPYVVIIIDELADLMMVASKDVEVALTRLAQMARASGIHIILATQRPSVDVLTGIIKANFPTRLSFQVSSKVDSRTIIDTSGAEHLLGSGDMLFLPPGTGKLKRIHGAYISEEETQNIIEFLKLQKEPEYDEMITEATSENDEELNEEEYDVKYKEALELVRKTRQASTSMIQRHLRIGYNRAARIIEIMEKNNVVGPSDGVKPREVLIPNYDE